Within the Capsicum annuum cultivar UCD-10X-F1 unplaced genomic scaffold, UCD10Xv1.1 ctg70742, whole genome shotgun sequence genome, the region GCCCAAcctgacccgtcaaactcaaagcccgtgtGGGCTAGCTCGGATGGGCTGAGCCAACCTGTATTGACACCTCTACAAAAAAAACTCTACATTATTGATACTAAAAGGAGACTTTGGAATCTTGAAGAATGCACGGAGGCGAATTCAGGATTTCAAAACGCGGATGTATGAATGTGAAATTCATCAAGATTACCTACATTATGCATATTATACTAGACAAGGAGCCCATAAATGGGAACAAAACAAGAACAAATTACATGAAAATGTGCACCAAGATCATAAATAACTTACACACCAGGATTATCTAGGCTCTAGGGtaccccctacccccacccccacgcaAAACTTTCATCGTCACCTCTAAGACGAGGCCAACTTATCGAAAGATGGACATTGCTTCATTTCATACAACCTTTTGATAGGTGCTTGTTAGGTCTTATTAAGCTTTTCTGCTACGATGATAGGATTTGCTTTTGCTATTGCATTCTGACCAGCATTTTTATAATCAAATGGGCAATTGTGTTTGTCTGAATAATGATGAACTGCGCAGAAAAGATCACCACATTTGCAACTGAACCCCATTAATCCCACACGCTTACAACAAGATGTGCACTTTTTCAAACCCTCTTTTGACTTCACTTGTGAAATCTGAGAGGCTAAATCTGCAGATACAACCGCGGCACCTGTAAGAGCAAGTTCTGATTCATCTCTGCTTGAGCTTTTGCGTACGATGTCTTTGCTGGATG harbors:
- the LOC124894161 gene encoding zinc finger A20 and AN1 domain-containing stress-associated protein 8-like gives rise to the protein MESSKETGCRAPEDPVLCINDCDFFGSAATMNMCSKCQKNMILMKQEHAKLAATSSKDIVRKSSSRDESELALTGAAVVSADLASQISQVKSKEGLKKCTSCCKRVGLMGFSCKCGDLFCAVHHYSDKHNCPFDYKNAGQNAIAKANPIIVAEKLNKT